A stretch of Heterodontus francisci isolate sHetFra1 chromosome 1, sHetFra1.hap1, whole genome shotgun sequence DNA encodes these proteins:
- the LOC137347158 gene encoding uncharacterized protein — translation SSSSSSSSSFSSSSSSSSSSSSSSSSSSSSSSSSSSSSSSSSSSSSSSSSSSSSSSSSSSSSSSSSSSASSSSSSSSSSSSSSSSSSSSSSSSSSSSSSSSSSSSSSSSSSASSSSSSSSSSSSSSSSSSSSSSSSSSSSSSSSSSSSSSSSSSSSSSSSSSSSSSSSSSSSSSSSSSSSSSSSSSSSSSPSPSSSSSSSSSSSSSSSFSSFSSSSSSSSSSSSSSSSSSSSSSSSSSSSSSSSSSSSSSSSSSSSSSSSSSSSSSSSSSSSPTPSPSSSSSSSSSSSSSSSSSSFSSSSSSSSSSSSSSSPSSSSSSSSSSSSSSSSSSSSSSSSSSSSSSSSSSSSSSSSSSSSSSSSSSSSSSSSSSSSSSSSSSSSSSSSSSSSSSSSSSSSSSSSSSSSSSSSSSSSS, via the exons tcatcttcatcttcatcatcttcatcattttcatcttcatcttcttcatcttcttcatcttcttcttcttcttcttcttcttcatcttcatcttcttcatcatcatcttcttcatcatcatcttcttcatcatcatcttcttcatcttcatcttcatcttcttcatcatcatcttcttcttcatcttcatcttcttcatcttcagcttcttcatcttcatcttcttcatcatcatcttcttcatcatcatcttcttcatcatcatcttcttcatcatcatcttcatcttcttcatcatcatcttcttcttcatcttcatcttcttcatcttcag catcttcttcatcttcatcatcttcatcttcttcatcttcatcttcatcttcatcatcttcttcatcatcttcttcatcatcttcatcatcttcatcttcatcatcttcatcttcatcttcttcatcatcttcatcttcatcatcttcttcatcatcttcttcatcatcttcttcatcatcttcttcatcatcttcatcttcatcttcatcttcatcttcatcttcatcatcttcaccttcaccttcttcatcatcttcatcttcatcttcatcttcatcttcttcatctttttcatctttttcatcttcatcttcatcatcttcatcttcttcatcttcatcttcttcatcatcatcttcttcatcatcttcatcatcttcatcttcatcttcatcttcatcttcttcatcatcttcatcatcttcttcatcatcttcatcttcatcttcatcatcttcatcttcatcttcttcatcttcacctacaccttcaccttcttcatcttcatcttcatcttcatcttcatcttcatcatcttcatcttcatctttttcatcttcatcttcatcatcttcatcttcttcatcttcatcttcaccttcttcatcttcgtcttcgtcttcatcttcttcatcttcatcttcatcttcttcatcttcttcatcttcttcatcttcatcttcatcttcatcttcttcatcttcatcttcatcttcatcttcatcttcatcttcatcttcatcatcttcatcttcatcttcatcttcatcttcatcttcatcttcatcatcttcatcttcatcttcatcttcttcttcatcttcatcttcatcttcatcttcatcttcatcttcttcatcttcatcttcatcttcatcttcatcttcatcttcatcttcatca